The DNA region AGTCTTCATAGAAATTTAGGACTTGCCTTGCTTGATAGCAAAGTCCCGGCTAACATCGGCAAGCAAATAGTCGCGGTTAGCTCCATCATCATGGCTCTGCTTGCTATCAGTGGACTCATCCTCTACGCACCAGCGATCAAACGAAATTTCTTAAATTCGCTAAAAATCAAGCCAAACGCAAAGGGCTACGCCTGCTTTTACAACCTCCACACGAGCCTTGGCACCTACGTGGCGATCCTACTTGTCGTGATGTCGCTAACTGGTCTTTACTGGTCTTATGGCTGGGTCAGAAACAGCGTAAATAGCGTATTTTTCGAGCTAAAACCAAGCCAAGCGCAAAGGGCAATGCCTCAAAGAAATTTAATCCCAATAAGCGATGAGAAATTTAAAGAGATCGAGACTGCGGAGCAAATTTTTAAAGACAATGTCACGCTAGAGCTAAAATCACTCACGATAAATGTGCCTGAAAACAACCAAAGCACCTACACCATAAACTACGAAACTAGCGAGAGCCAAGTGGGCAAACTAAAGCTTGACGCGAGCGCTGGCAAGATCAAAGAAAACAAACTTGTTAGCAAGAGTGATAGCATCCCAGAGGCAAAAAAAGCAGGTCGCAAAGTGCTTAGCCTGCATACTGGAGAGATGTTTGGCGAGATCGGTCAGATAGTCTTTGCCATCTCTTGCGTGATCGCCGTTTTGCTTATCATAACTGGCTTTTTGATGACCATAAAAAGGAGCAAAGCCATATAAATAAAAGTAAATTTTTACCTTGCTTTGGGTAAGATTTTAAGAAATTTTTACCACAAACAAGAGAGAAATTTATGAATAGAAAACGCATCTACAACCCAAGTTCAAATGAAAATTTGACCGACAGAAGAGTCTTTAACGGCAACCCACACGGCATTTTAAATTTCACTAAGGCAAAATACGAGTGGGCGTTAAAGCTCTGGGACCTCATGGAGGCAAACACCTGGTTTCCAAAAGAGGTCGATACTACCGATGATGTGCGCGACTACGCCTACAACCTCACAGAGGCCGAAAAACGCATGTATGACCTAGTTTGGAGCCAGCTCATCTCGATGGATAGCTTTCAGACAAACAACCTAGCTGACAACATCAACCCCTACATCACCGCACCAGAGATCAACGCCGTGCTAAGCCGCCAAGCCTACGAAGAGGCAAACCACAGCAAGTCTTACGCCGTTATGGTCGAGGCGATCTGCGACAACACCGACCTCATCTATGAGATGGAGAAGCACGACGACGTCTTACGCGAGAAAAATGACTACATCTCAAGTGTTTATGAGGAGCTTGCAGGCGAAGTGACTGACGAGAAGCTGCTTCTTGCGATGGTTGCCAACCAAATTTTAGAGGGCATCTATTTTTACAGCGGCTTTACAGCGATCTACGCTCTAGCTCGCGCTGGCAAGATGCTAGGCTCAGCTCAAATGATCCGCTTCATACAACGCGACGAGATCACGCACTTGCTTCTGTTTCAAAATATGATAAATTCAGTTCGCAAAGAAAGACCTGATCTTTTCACGCCTGAGACTGAGACAAAAATTTATGATATGTTTGAAAAAGCTGGAAATTTAGAGATCAAAT from Campylobacter concisus includes:
- a CDS encoding PepSY-associated TM helix domain-containing protein; the protein is MFLKRGKIIFNIHLIIGLIAAIPLIFMTLSAPFASYREEIKSAINKNFINLVPSEKVNLSLNELLAKAKSEIQFDTLESLQIGGANEAYRISITKDKKQLNFFIDPRSGEVISEDWGEKFRIIILSLHRNLGLALLDSKVPANIGKQIVAVSSIIMALLAISGLILYAPAIKRNFLNSLKIKPNAKGYACFYNLHTSLGTYVAILLVVMSLTGLYWSYGWVRNSVNSVFFELKPSQAQRAMPQRNLIPISDEKFKEIETAEQIFKDNVTLELKSLTINVPENNQSTYTINYETSESQVGKLKLDASAGKIKENKLVSKSDSIPEAKKAGRKVLSLHTGEMFGEIGQIVFAISCVIAVLLIITGFLMTIKRSKAI
- a CDS encoding ribonucleotide-diphosphate reductase subunit beta, with the protein product MNRKRIYNPSSNENLTDRRVFNGNPHGILNFTKAKYEWALKLWDLMEANTWFPKEVDTTDDVRDYAYNLTEAEKRMYDLVWSQLISMDSFQTNNLADNINPYITAPEINAVLSRQAYEEANHSKSYAVMVEAICDNTDLIYEMEKHDDVLREKNDYISSVYEELAGEVTDEKLLLAMVANQILEGIYFYSGFTAIYALARAGKMLGSAQMIRFIQRDEITHLLLFQNMINSVRKERPDLFTPETETKIYDMFEKAGNLEIKWGKYITQNQIMGFTDDIIEQYIHYLIDQRLVAIGLKRKYNVAHPIKWVDDFAKFNDQKSNFFEAKVTNYSKGSISFDDF